The sequence GAAGAAAATGCATTTCAATTGGGCCACAATCATTTTGTTATACACGTGTGAAACGTGGATGGCGCTCTTTATGCGTATGCCCTACttgtgacaaaaaaaagttatttctTAAGTATGTACACTTATAGGGGTATTATTGGTCCATTCGTTTTTATTAAGATCTAGATTTTTTTCTCGTATTCTATTAGcgcacttttcaaactactaaccCATGCATTTTGCGCAAAAACtttgtatataaaagttgccttaaaatattagataaattcATTTCTTAAGCTGTCGTAATGGAGTAGGTGACATTGGTCGATGGGACATATAAAagctataaaatggaacccaaTGAAGATTAGATTCGATTTTTATAAAATCCTAGTGAAAGGATGGGCTGACCGTAAATGAGTAAGGTGTAGGTGTTTTACtgaatttttaaaacaatattAAGGACTTGTTCGGTTTAGAGAAAAACCAAAGTTTTTGGATTTCTATGGATTAATTCCCATGAGTGCCATTCGGTTCGTACGAATGTATTTATAGGAAAACcaaatgaaaattttctttcttataAATTGTAGagagaaaaacatagaaaatatCAATCCACTCAAATCTCTTGAAAAATACCTATGGATTAGAGTGTGCATGTATTCGAATAGACCCTAAAAGTTATTACTTATTATGCATTTAATTTGTCTAAAACTTTTACAATTTCTTTCACAATTTATGAATTTTATATCAGGAAATATTAAAAATGAAGAAGCGatcatcaatatattaaaaaaggaaaaagaaaacaatgagcTGTCGCTCTGACCAAGTGACGAGCTCCCTGCCACCCACTCGGCCCTGGCCATATGCCGTACCCGGCTAAGCAGGTGTCCTTTCTTCCGTCGGCTCCACAAGTGGCCGGCAACCACCTAGGAGTTGAGCGAAGACCTCGGGTTCTTGGGCTTGACAGTCCTTGTTACCTGTGGTATTGCCACACCCGGAGGTTGGTGACCTCCCGGCTACTGACTCGGCCCTGGCCATGCCCTACTTGGCTAAGCTAGGTGTCCATTTTTCTGTCGGCCCCGCAGGTGACTGGCAACCACCTAGGGGTTGAGCGAAGGCTTTAGGTTTTTGGGCTTGATGGTCCTCGTTACCTGAAGTATGGCCGCGCTCGGAGGCTTACGACCTCCAGGCCACCCATCCGACCCTGGTCAGACCTTACCGGCTGAGCCAAGTGTCCCCCCTTCCGTTGGCTTCGGAAATGGTTTGCGGCCATCTAGGAGTTGAGCGAAGACCTCGGGTTCTTGGGCTTGACGGTCCTTCTTTTCTTTGGTACTGCCATGCCCGAAGGCCCGTAACCTCCCGGCCCCTCACTTGGCCCTGGCCACGCTCTACCCGGCTGAGCAGGAGTCCTTTTTACTGTCGGCCCCGCAGGTGGCTTACAACCACCTAGGGGGTTGAACGAAGACCTCGGGTTCTTGGGCTTGACGGTCCTTGTTACCTATGGTACTGCCACGCCCGGAGGCTTAAAACCTCCCGGCCACCTACTCCCGGTTGACCCCGCAGGTGGCTGGCAACCACCTAGGGGTTGAGCGAAGACCTCGGGCTCTTGGGCTTGATAGTCCTTGTTGTCTGCGGTACTGCTACGCCCGGAGGCTCAAAACCTGCCGGCGACCTAGTCGGCCCTGGCCATGTCTTGGCCGGCTAAGCCAGGTGTACCTTACCTGCTTTCCCCGTGGCTCAAAACCATCCAGTGGCACAGTGGAAGACTATAGACTTGATTCGCTGCAAAAGTGCAAGACAACTCCACCCCGCGATGACCCCAGTCATCCCGGCATGGAGTCGGGAGGCTACCCGGCTTCTCTTTTCCAAGAAGATAAGTGTACTTTTTACCCCAAGTTACAATGAATTAACCTCATTCTACCTCGGCGTAAGGGGGCTACTGGGCATAGCTACTGACCCGTATTTTCTGAAGATCGAGCATGAGGCCTAGGTCCAGGTGGGCGTACCTGAGACCTCGAGCCATACCTGCCGTGGAGGGCTGCCTTACTTGGCTACCACATTGTCGCCGCCTGAAGGCTTACATCTCCATGCCGGCCACCTACGCCGCCGCCAGGTGACGTCATCTTCACGCAGCAACCGCGCGGTCTCGCTCAAGCAATCAGCGATATCGCTCAAGCAAACAACGATACCGGTGCCTTGCGATTTAATTACGATTAATTATCCTgattagcgattaattaattaattaatctctaatctggataattaatcactaattattattagttaattgttaattaagtaattaatcactaatcaaatGAAGCCCATTGTACAATGTCGCTGGTTTCTTAGACCGAATAATTAATCGCTAATCCGGATAATTAATCACAGTAGTCTCGCTCTTCCATTCTGCGAGACCGCGCGATACCACCTGCGACGTTATTCCCACGTCATTTTTTGCAACGGTACGTTGTGCGAGACCGACGGTATATTTCTGCAAAAGTTTTTGCATCCTGAATATTCCCgagaaaaaattaaatgaacagtatattttcaaatttaaatcctttttctgtCTGCTGACCGAGGCTACTGTGTGGTAAAAATTGTTATTCTCCTCTCCCAGAGTGCAGAATCCGATCCTGGCCCTTCTTTGCCATTTTAGTTTGATGTGCCAATTTAATTATTTCTTCAATGTGTTTAAAAACCTTTTGCCTCAGACAAAACTCTAGGTTTGTCAGGCTTCTCCATTTCTCAATCTTATCAAGATATTCAAGAGTGCATTTGTTTGCTGACAACAGGGTTGGCAAGCTTCGTTTGCTTCTGTTCCAGGCCTTGGCCCTAGCTCTTAATCTTCTTAGTTTGTGGTTGAATTTCGTGATTGCTCTCATTGGTCTTGTACCTTGAACCCAGCTTTCTTCCACTAAGCTGACAAAATCTGGTAATTGTAGCCAGAAATTTTCCAAACGAAAAATATCGGAATGTGTTTGAGTTGTTTGAGCACTCGGCCAGAATAGGGATATGATCCGAAGTTGTCGCCACTAGGGCTCTGGCAGATGAGGTTGCGAAGGATTGGTTCCAGCTTGTGTCGACAAGAATCCTGTCAAGCTTCACCAGTGTGGGATTTCTTCTTTTGTTAGACCAAGTGAAACTTCTGTTGGGAATGTCAATGTCTACAAGGCCTTCTTCATTTATCCAACAGTTGAAATCCACCATTCCTCTTGTGTTTAAGTTGTCGCTGTTTTCCTCAAAAGGGTATCTGTAGATATTAAAATCCCCAATGCAGCACCATGGCTCTTTGTTTGCAATCCTGAGCGTTGAAAGTTGATTAAAGAAGATTAGCTTTTCATCTTCCGAATGGGGGGCGTATACATTAGTGACCCAGAACTTGGTTTGGTCTGTTCTCGAGTGGAAAGTGCAGGAGATGGAGTCGCTGTTTTCGTGAACAAGAGTGGTTTGCAGCTCTCTGGAGTCCCAAGCTGTTAGCAAGCCCCCAGCTGAGCCGAGAGCAGGCTGCCAATGAAAATCTCGTAGGAAAACAGGAAGAAGAGCTGGCATTGTGAATCTGTCTATGGATGCAAGCTTGGTCTCTTGCAAGCAAACTATGTCTGGCCTATGTTCAATCAGAGTGGACAGaagtagagattttttttctttttgtctccTAAGCCTATGATATTCCAGGATAGAATTCTCATGCTGAGAGATTAGGCGACGGAAGAACCAAAACAGAACAGAGGATCCAAAAACAGGAAAAGAGCCAGAGGAGCAAAATATCCCCCTCGAAAACGCAATGAAAAACAAGTTGTCGCCAAAACCTAAGCCGCGGTTTAGGAGAAGACAAGGAAAAAGGATTGGGATGGAGGGCACAGGCGGGGAGACGTGAAACGAGTAAAAGGACGAGGCGATAACGGGAAGACAGTGAACAGCGGGAAAGAAAACGATTGAAAGTAAAGAAACTGCTGGTACTCGGCTTACAACATTCagggaaggaaaaagtacaccgaaggtcactcaacttgtcatcgagttacgaaATCAttcctcaaccgcaaaaccagatatacgaggtctttaactatataaaaccggtcacaataggtctCTAGGTGATTTTGATcctggttttatcctacgtggctgcTGATTCAGCATGAGACCCATATGTCAGAATACTACGTCAATCTCTCTCccttcattctctctctctcactcttctcttctcctcatcCGACGCCGCGAGaagggcggcaggcggcggagaagcggcgcgcgggcggctggGGAGCAGCTGGGCAGCTGGCGCGTGCATCTGCCCATGGCGAGGGGATagcgcggccggccgccgcccatggCAAGCACGCCGTCGAGGTtggagggcggcgcggaggacggcggagACGGGGTGCGGAGGACGGCGAGcaggggcggcgtcggcgtccgtgGAGGAGGGCATCAAGGCGCTGCAGCTCTACTCCAAGGAGGTCAGCAGCCGCCTCCTCGACTTCGTCAAgtcccgcgctgccgccgccaaggccgccgccgccgcggcgccgtccgAGGGAGATGCCCCCGCTGCTTCTTCCGAGAGCGAGGTGGTGGATCCGCAGCCCGCTGAATGAGCGGCTCTCAGTTCGTTACAATCTCATTGCCTGAGAAGATGGCTTGCATCTAGAGTTCGTTTGGAGAAATGCGGCTTTGGTCTGGAAATGGATGTAGGTTTCTTGCACTGATTATCCATGCAGTTTGTTCTTTGATGAGTAGCTCCTGGCTCTCTTTGTTGTTAGTATTTACCTGTTTGCTTCCCAGTTGTACAATCTCTTAGCAAGATTATGTTCCGTTTATTGTGATAATGATCAAGATTTCTTTTGGCACATCTTCTGAACGAAGATTTGTTGCAATTATATTCCATTCTCACAATCTCACAAAACAGAGATGAGATGGGAGCATCCACATCTTTGAAAGACTGCACATTTCAAACTGATTTGAGTTGGACAGAGGTTACATGTGCTTGATAAGAAGCCAAGCAATGACCGCAATGCAAGaaacacgattttttttttttgactaaaacCGCAAGAAACACTATAGCAAAGACAGATAGCAGCAGGGCATGCATGAGCAGC is a genomic window of Oryza glaberrima chromosome 7, OglaRS2, whole genome shotgun sequence containing:
- the LOC127779286 gene encoding uncharacterized protein LOC127779286, with translation MRPRSRWAYLRPRAIPAVEGCLTWLPHCRRLKAYISMPATYAAASAAGRRPWQARRRGWRAARRTAETGCGGRRAGAASASVEEGIKALQLYSKEVSSRLLDFVKSRAAAAKAAAAAAPSEGDAPAASSESEVVDPQPAE